The following are from one region of the Macaca thibetana thibetana isolate TM-01 chromosome 2, ASM2454274v1, whole genome shotgun sequence genome:
- the GMPPB gene encoding mannose-1-phosphate guanyltransferase beta isoform X1, with protein MKALILVGGYGTRLRPLTLSTPKPLVDFCNKPILLHQVEALAAAGVDHVILAVSYMSQVLEKEMKAQEQRLGIRISMSHEEEPLGTAGPLALARDLLSETADPFFVLNSDVICDFPFQAMVQFHRHHGQEGSILVTKVEEPSKYGVVVCEADTGRIHRFVEKPQVFVSNKINAGMYILSPAVLRRIQLQPTSIEKEVFPIMAKEGQLYAMELQGFWMDIGQPKDFLTGMCLFLQSLRQKQPERLYSGPGIVGNVLVDPSARIGQNCSIGPNVSLGPGVVVEDGVCIRRCTVLRDARIRSHSWLESCIVGWRCRVGQWVSLWAGPGGERVGECACLPDKAYPLLEVRMENVTVLGEDVIVNDELYLNGASVLPHKSIGESVPEPRIIM; from the exons ATGAAGGCACTGATCTTAGTGGGGGGCTATGGGACGCGGCTACGGCCGCTGACACTGAGCACCCCGAAGCCACTGGTGGACTTCTGCAATAAGCCCATCTTGCTGCACCAAGTGGAGGCGCTAGCTGCG GCAGGCGTGGACCACGTGATCCTGGCCGTGAGCTACATGTCGCAGGTGCTggagaaggaaatgaaggcaCAGGAGCAGAGG CTGGGAATCCGAATCTCCATGTCCCATGAAGAGGAGCCTTTGGGGACAG CTGGGCCCCTGGCGCTGGCCCGTGACCTGCTCTCTGAGACTGCAGACCCTTTCTTCGTCCTCAACAGTGATGTGATCTGCGATTTCCCCTTCCAAGCCATGGTGCAGTTCCACCGGCACCATGGCCAGGAGGGCTCCATCCTG GTAACCAAGGTGGAGGAACCCTCCAAGtacggtgtggtggtgtgtgagGCTGACACAGGCCGAATTCACCGGTTTGTGGAGAAGCCGCAGGTGTTTGTGTCCAATAAGATCAACGCAGGCATGTACATCCTGAGCCCTGCGGTGCTGCGGCGCATCCAG CTGCAGCCTACGTCCATTGAGAAGGAGGTCTTCCCCATTATGGCCAAGGAGGGGCAGCTATATGCCATGGAGTTGCAGG GCTTCTGGATGGACATTGGGCAGCCCAAGGACTTCCTCACTGGCATGTGCCTCTTCCTGCAGTCACTGAGGCAGAAGCAGCCTGAGCGGTTGTACTCAGGCCCTGGCATTGTGGGCAACGTGCTGGTG GACCCAAGTGCCCGCATCGGCCAGAACTGCAGCATTGGCCCCAATGTGAGCCTGGGACCTGGCGTGGTGGTCGAAGATGGTGTGTGTATCCGGCGGTGCACGGTGCTGCGGGATGCCCGGATCCGCTCCCATTCATGGCTTGAGTCCTGCATTGTGGGCTGGCGCTGCCGTGTGGGCCAGTGGGTAAGCCTGTGGGCTGGGCCAGGTGGGGAGAGGGTCGGGGAGTGTGCCTGTCTCCCTGACAAGGCCTATCCTCTCCTGGAGGTTCGCATGGAGAACGTGACAGTGCTGGGTGAGGACGTCATAGTTAACGATGAGCTCTACCTCAACGGAGCCAGCGTGCTGCCCCACAAGTCTATTGGCGAGTCAGTGCCAGAGCCTCGTATCATCATGTAA
- the AMIGO3 gene encoding amphoterin-induced protein 3 produces the protein MTWLMLLGALLCMLCVGLGTPDSEGFPPRTPHNCPHKCICAADLLSCTGLGLQDVPAELPAATADLDLSHNALQRLRPGWLAPLFQLRALHLGHNELEALGLGVFANASGLRLLDLSSNALRALGRHDLDGLGALEKLLLFNNRLVHLDEHAFHGLSALSHLYLGCNELASFSFDHLHGLSATHLLTLDLSSNRLGHISVPELAALPAFLKNGLYLHNNPLPCDCRLYHLLQRWHQRGLSAVRDFAREYICLAFKVPASRVRFFQHSRVFENCSSAPALGLERPEEHLYALVGRSLRLYCNTSVPAMRIAWVSPQQELLRAPGSRDGSIAVLADGSLAIGNVQEQHAGLFVCLATGPRLHHNQTHEYNVSVHFPRPEPEAFNTGFTTLLGCAVGLVLVLLYLFAPPCCCCRRACRCRRWPRTPSPLHELSAQSSVLSTTPPDAPSRKASVHKHVVFLEPGRRGLNGRVQLAVAEEFDLCNPGDLQLKAGSESASSIGSEGPMTT, from the coding sequence ATGACCTGGCTGATGCTGCTGGGGGCACTGCTCTGCATGCTGTGCGTTGGGTTAGGCACCCCGGACTCCGAGGGTTTCCCGCCCCGTACGCCCCACAACTGCCCCCACAAATGTATCTGCGCTGCCGACCTGCTAAGCTGCACTGGCCTAGGGCTGCAGGATGTGCCGGCCGAGTTACCTGCCGCTACTGCGGACCTCGACCTGAGCCACAACGCGCTCCAGCGCCTGCGCCCCGGCTGGTTGGCGCCCCTCTTCCAGCTGCGCGCTCTGCATCTAGGCCACAACGAACTAGAAGCGCTGGGTCTCGGCGTCTTCGCCAACGCCAGCGGACTGAGGCTGCTCGATCTATCATCTAACGCGTTGCGGGCGCTTGGCCGCCATGACCTCGACGGGCTGGGGGCGCTGGAGAAGCTGCTTCTGTTCAATAACCGCTTGGTGCACTTGGACGAGCATGCCTTCCACGGCCTGAGCGCGCTCAGCCATCTCTACCTGGGCTGCAACGAACTTGCCTCGTTCTCTTTCGACCACCTGCACGGTCTGAGCGCCACCCACCTGCTTACTCTGGACCTCTCCTCCAACCGGCTGGGACACATCTCTGTACCTGAGCTGGCCGCGCTGCCGGCCTTCCTCAAGAACGGCCTCTACTTGCACAACAACCCATTACCCTGCGACTGCCGCCTCTACCACCTGCTACAGCGCTGGCACCAGCGGGGCCTGAGCGCCGTGCGCGATTTTGCGCGCGAGTACATATGCTTGGCCTTCAAGGTACCCGCGTCCCGTGTGCGCTTCTTCCAGCACAGCCGCGTCTTTGAGAACTGCTCATCGGCCCCAGCTCTTGGCCTAGAGCGGCCGGAAGAGCACCTGTACGCGCTGGTGGGTCGGTCCTTAAGGCTTTACTGCAACACCAGCGTCCCGGCCATGCGCATTGCCTGGGTTTCGCCGCAGCAGGAGCTTCTCAGGGCGCCAGGATCCCGCGATGGCAGCATCGCTGTGCTGGCCGACGGCAGCTTGGCCATAGGCAATGTGCAGGAGCAGCATGCCGGACTCTTCGTGTGCCTGGCCACTGGGCCCCGCCTGCACCACAACCAGACGCACGAGTACAACGTGAGCGTGCACTTCCCGCGCCCAGAGCCCGAGGCTTTCAACACAGGCTTCACCACACTGCTGGGCTGCGCTGTGGGCCTGGTGCTCGTGCTGCTCTACCTGTTCGCCccaccctgctgctgctgccgccgtgCCTGCCGCTGCCGCCGCTGGCCCCGAACACCCAGCCCTCTCCACGAGCTGAGCGCACAGTCCTCAGTACTCAGCACCACACCGCCAGACGCACCCAGCCGCAAGGCCAGCGTCCACAAGCACGTAGTCTTTCTGGAGCCAGGCCGGAGGGGCCTCAATGGCCGCGTGCAGCTGGCAGTAGCTGAGGAATTTGATCTCTGCAACCCTGGAGACTTGCAGCTGAAGGCTGGCTCTGAGTCCGCTAGCTCCATAGGCTCCGAGGGTCCCATGACGACCTAG
- the GMPPB gene encoding mannose-1-phosphate guanyltransferase beta isoform X2, giving the protein MKALILVGGYGTRLRPLTLSTPKPLVDFCNKPILLHQVEALAAAGVDHVILAVSYMSQVLEKEMKAQEQRLGIRISMSHEEEPLGTAGPLALARDLLSETADPFFVLNSDVICDFPFQAMVQFHRHHGQEGSILVTKVEEPSKYGVVVCEADTGRIHRFVEKPQVFVSNKINAGMYILSPAVLRRIQLQPTSIEKEVFPIMAKEGQLYAMELQGFWMDIGQPKDFLTGMCLFLQSLRQKQPERLYSGPGIVGNVLVDPSARIGQNCSIGPNVSLGPGVVVEDGVCIRRCTVLRDARIRSHSWLESCIVGWRCRVGQWVRMENVTVLGEDVIVNDELYLNGASVLPHKSIGESVPEPRIIM; this is encoded by the exons ATGAAGGCACTGATCTTAGTGGGGGGCTATGGGACGCGGCTACGGCCGCTGACACTGAGCACCCCGAAGCCACTGGTGGACTTCTGCAATAAGCCCATCTTGCTGCACCAAGTGGAGGCGCTAGCTGCG GCAGGCGTGGACCACGTGATCCTGGCCGTGAGCTACATGTCGCAGGTGCTggagaaggaaatgaaggcaCAGGAGCAGAGG CTGGGAATCCGAATCTCCATGTCCCATGAAGAGGAGCCTTTGGGGACAG CTGGGCCCCTGGCGCTGGCCCGTGACCTGCTCTCTGAGACTGCAGACCCTTTCTTCGTCCTCAACAGTGATGTGATCTGCGATTTCCCCTTCCAAGCCATGGTGCAGTTCCACCGGCACCATGGCCAGGAGGGCTCCATCCTG GTAACCAAGGTGGAGGAACCCTCCAAGtacggtgtggtggtgtgtgagGCTGACACAGGCCGAATTCACCGGTTTGTGGAGAAGCCGCAGGTGTTTGTGTCCAATAAGATCAACGCAGGCATGTACATCCTGAGCCCTGCGGTGCTGCGGCGCATCCAG CTGCAGCCTACGTCCATTGAGAAGGAGGTCTTCCCCATTATGGCCAAGGAGGGGCAGCTATATGCCATGGAGTTGCAGG GCTTCTGGATGGACATTGGGCAGCCCAAGGACTTCCTCACTGGCATGTGCCTCTTCCTGCAGTCACTGAGGCAGAAGCAGCCTGAGCGGTTGTACTCAGGCCCTGGCATTGTGGGCAACGTGCTGGTG GACCCAAGTGCCCGCATCGGCCAGAACTGCAGCATTGGCCCCAATGTGAGCCTGGGACCTGGCGTGGTGGTCGAAGATGGTGTGTGTATCCGGCGGTGCACGGTGCTGCGGGATGCCCGGATCCGCTCCCATTCATGGCTTGAGTCCTGCATTGTGGGCTGGCGCTGCCGTGTGGGCCAGTGG GTTCGCATGGAGAACGTGACAGTGCTGGGTGAGGACGTCATAGTTAACGATGAGCTCTACCTCAACGGAGCCAGCGTGCTGCCCCACAAGTCTATTGGCGAGTCAGTGCCAGAGCCTCGTATCATCATGTAA